The following proteins are encoded in a genomic region of Deltaproteobacteria bacterium:
- a CDS encoding nucleotidyltransferase domain-containing protein, with protein MISLRSQITKHLLGFLFIHEKESFYINQLARELNVDRGNLIRKLSELEKEGLLQSEYRGHQRYYSLNRKYPLYSEYRDIIRKTIGLEAELTRALKQIGGIQKAYLFGSYAKDKMNILSDIDLLVIGQHQSVSLYEKLSGIQKQFGRTINAMSMGPLEFERKKKGSFLSQVLKGIIIELV; from the coding sequence ATGATCTCTCTTCGAAGTCAAATCACCAAGCATCTCTTGGGGTTTTTATTCATCCATGAGAAAGAATCATTTTACATCAATCAGCTTGCTAGAGAATTGAACGTCGATCGTGGAAATTTGATCAGGAAGTTAAGTGAGTTGGAGAAAGAAGGTCTCCTCCAGAGTGAGTATCGGGGCCATCAAAGATATTATTCCCTTAATAGAAAGTATCCTCTCTATTCTGAATATCGTGATATTATTCGGAAGACGATTGGCTTGGAAGCGGAACTGACCAGGGCTCTGAAACAAATTGGCGGGATTCAAAAGGCCTATCTCTTCGGTTCTTATGCCAAGGATAAAATGAATATTTTGAGCGATATTGATCTTCTCGTCATCGGACAACACCAGAGTGTTTCTCTTTATGAAAAACTTTCGGGTATTCAGAAACAGTTCGGTCGTACGATCAACGCGATGAGTATGGGTCCGCTGGAATTCGAACGGAAAAAGAAAGGTTCTTTTCTGAGTCAGGTTTTGAAAGGGATCATTATTGAATTAGTATGA
- a CDS encoding electron transfer flavoprotein subunit beta/FixA family protein produces the protein MKIAILLKQVPDTETKIRIKADGSGIETDGIKYIVNPYDEYAVEEGIKTKEKVAGSEVVVFSLGPARVVEAIRTALAMGADRGIHIDDTGIASDSFTVAMVLAKALESEKSDLILCGKKGIDDDLAQVMTMVAEFLGLAQVNVIEKLELRADNKGIVVHRPVGGGAQEIYEVDFPCILSADKGLNTPRYASLPGIMKAKTKPLTVLKAADLLGDVKPKTQNTKWRLPPERKAGKVIQGESPEAKAKELVRLLREEAKVL, from the coding sequence ATGAAAATAGCTATTTTACTCAAGCAGGTTCCGGATACTGAAACTAAAATCAGAATCAAGGCGGATGGCAGTGGTATTGAGACCGATGGGATCAAGTATATTGTCAACCCTTACGACGAATATGCCGTTGAGGAGGGGATCAAAACCAAAGAAAAGGTAGCTGGCAGTGAAGTCGTTGTCTTCTCCCTCGGGCCGGCCCGTGTTGTGGAGGCGATTCGAACAGCCCTGGCGATGGGGGCCGACCGCGGGATTCACATTGATGATACCGGGATAGCGAGCGACAGTTTTACGGTGGCGATGGTTCTTGCCAAGGCCCTTGAATCTGAAAAATCGGACCTGATCCTTTGCGGCAAGAAGGGGATTGATGATGACTTGGCCCAGGTGATGACGATGGTTGCCGAATTTTTGGGTTTGGCGCAGGTCAATGTGATTGAAAAACTGGAATTGAGGGCAGACAACAAGGGAATTGTTGTCCATCGGCCTGTGGGGGGAGGGGCCCAGGAGATTTACGAAGTCGATTTTCCCTGCATCCTGAGTGCTGATAAAGGGCTAAATACCCCCCGTTACGCCTCACTCCCCGGGATCATGAAGGCGAAGACAAAACCACTCACCGTCCTTAAGGCGGCTGATCTCCTGGGCGACGTGAAACCGAAGACACAAAATACCAAATGGCGTCTCCCGCCGGAACGAAAGGCGGGCAAGGTGATTCAAGGAGAATCGCCCGAGGCAAAGGCCAAGGAGTTGGTCCGTCTACTCCGTGAAGAAGCGAAGGTACTATGA
- a CDS encoding electron transfer flavoprotein subunit alpha/FixB family protein, which yields MTNILIVAEHQGGVLKKTALELATKASSLGGEVEVVLIGSNLTKIDKELGAYGVKKVFLLSNTNFERYNTEGFTKVLVELIQERKSGIVLGSASPLGLDLFPRLAARLKVGLATDCTELRIDGGQLVATRPVYAGKAFVDVTFSSTPQMATIRPNSFATKQTVVGSQAELIKKQVDPGPLRATIKEIRKGKSEKPDLTEAEIIVSGGRAMGSAETFKILHELADTIGATVGASRAAVDSGYATHDMQVGQTGKTVNPKLYIACGISGAIQHLAGMRTAKVIVAINKDPEAPLFSKADYGIVDDLFKVVPALTAEFKKVLSET from the coding sequence ATGACGAACATTCTCATCGTGGCGGAACATCAAGGTGGCGTCCTTAAGAAGACGGCGCTGGAGCTGGCAACAAAGGCCTCGTCCCTTGGGGGAGAGGTTGAGGTTGTCCTCATCGGCAGCAACCTGACAAAAATAGATAAAGAGTTGGGTGCCTATGGAGTCAAAAAAGTTTTTCTCCTCTCCAATACCAATTTTGAAAGGTACAACACCGAGGGGTTCACGAAGGTTCTTGTAGAATTGATTCAAGAGAGAAAATCTGGAATTGTCCTGGGGTCTGCTTCTCCATTGGGACTCGATCTCTTCCCTCGCTTGGCGGCACGGTTGAAAGTGGGACTCGCCACCGATTGCACGGAACTTCGTATCGATGGTGGCCAATTGGTGGCGACCCGTCCCGTTTATGCCGGCAAGGCCTTTGTCGATGTGACCTTTTCCTCAACCCCCCAGATGGCTACCATCCGTCCCAATTCGTTTGCCACAAAACAGACGGTGGTTGGCTCCCAGGCGGAGCTGATCAAGAAACAGGTGGATCCGGGTCCCCTTCGTGCTACAATTAAAGAGATCCGCAAGGGGAAAAGCGAAAAGCCGGATCTGACCGAGGCGGAGATTATTGTCTCTGGAGGACGGGCGATGGGGAGTGCCGAGACTTTCAAGATTCTTCATGAACTGGCCGATACGATTGGGGCGACCGTTGGGGCTTCACGGGCCGCCGTCGATTCCGGCTATGCAACGCATGACATGCAGGTGGGACAGACCGGCAAGACGGTCAACCCAAAGCTCTACATCGCCTGCGGTATTTCGGGGGCGATTCAGCACCTTGCCGGGATGAGAACGGCGAAGGTGATTGTGGCGATCAACAAGGACCCGGAGGCGCCTCTCTTTTCGAAGGCCGATTACGGAATTGTGGATGATCTTTTCAAGGTGGTTCCGGCATTGACGGCCGAATTTAAAAAGGTGTTGTCGGAAACTTAA
- a CDS encoding acyl-CoA dehydrogenase family protein has protein sequence MAQTAQKQASPALAESHGGLFLLEKVGTRKIFTPEHLSDEQKQFAQLVHDFVTKEVMPKSDLIEDQKFDQASIPLMKKAGELGILAADFPEAYGGMGIDKVTGVVMGENACLQGSFGVTLMCHTGIATWPLIYFGTEAQKAKYLPKLATGEWIGAYCLTEPNSGSDALGMRTRATLSPDGKFYTLNGEKVFITNGGFAKLFTVFAKIDGDDKKVTAFLVEKSFPGVSIGKEEKKMGIKGSSTTSVIFQDAKVPVENILGEIGRGHKVAFNILNLGRFKLGVAATGGSKYLIAQSVKYAKERKQFNRPIASFGLIQKKLSDMVIHTFVSEGMNYRTASLMDEAIKKLDKKEPKYHEKVLAIVEEFAVESSIAKVYGSESLDFVVDEAVQILGGYGFLSEYFAERPYRDQRVNRIFEGTNEINRLLIPGMLIKRTMKGELDLMGEVSRILAELKTGFTKTGTGLLVDEIYQTDLAKRLAVYASAVAVQKYAEGIKEEQFVLEYMADLCTDAYCMDTAVIRALQMIEEKGESAAAIAVAIVKTYVNERYHDMIGRAKRMFAVVAGGAADEFQKYARALQRFDYYVPIDTVATRKKIAEKAIEVEKYPFD, from the coding sequence ATGGCCCAAACAGCCCAAAAACAGGCCTCTCCCGCCTTGGCGGAATCACACGGCGGGCTTTTTCTTTTGGAAAAGGTTGGCACTCGCAAGATTTTCACCCCTGAGCATTTGAGCGATGAGCAGAAACAGTTTGCCCAGCTGGTGCATGATTTTGTAACGAAAGAGGTGATGCCGAAGTCTGATCTGATTGAGGATCAGAAATTCGATCAGGCCTCGATCCCGCTCATGAAAAAGGCGGGAGAGCTGGGGATCCTTGCGGCCGATTTTCCCGAGGCGTATGGCGGGATGGGGATTGATAAGGTGACCGGCGTGGTGATGGGGGAAAATGCCTGTCTCCAGGGTTCCTTTGGCGTCACACTGATGTGTCACACCGGTATCGCCACATGGCCTCTCATCTACTTTGGAACCGAGGCACAGAAGGCAAAGTACCTCCCTAAACTGGCCACAGGCGAATGGATCGGGGCCTACTGCCTGACCGAACCGAATTCGGGTTCGGATGCATTGGGGATGAGGACTCGCGCGACCCTCTCCCCGGACGGCAAGTTTTATACCCTTAACGGTGAAAAGGTTTTTATCACCAATGGCGGTTTTGCCAAGCTCTTCACCGTTTTCGCCAAAATTGACGGCGATGACAAAAAAGTGACCGCGTTCCTCGTTGAAAAAAGTTTTCCGGGGGTCTCCATCGGCAAGGAAGAGAAAAAGATGGGGATCAAGGGTTCTTCAACAACCTCCGTCATCTTTCAGGATGCCAAAGTTCCGGTTGAGAATATCCTGGGGGAGATTGGCCGTGGGCACAAGGTTGCTTTTAATATCCTGAATCTCGGTCGCTTTAAACTTGGGGTCGCGGCGACAGGGGGTTCCAAGTACCTGATCGCCCAGTCGGTCAAGTATGCCAAGGAGAGGAAGCAGTTTAATCGACCGATCGCCTCCTTTGGGTTGATCCAGAAGAAGCTCTCAGACATGGTGATCCACACCTTCGTTTCCGAGGGGATGAACTACCGGACCGCCAGCCTGATGGATGAGGCGATCAAGAAACTGGATAAAAAAGAACCCAAGTACCATGAAAAAGTTTTGGCGATCGTCGAGGAGTTTGCCGTCGAGTCCTCCATTGCCAAGGTGTACGGTTCGGAATCTCTGGATTTTGTCGTCGATGAGGCGGTGCAGATTCTGGGGGGGTACGGATTCTTGAGCGAATATTTTGCCGAAAGACCGTATCGGGACCAGCGGGTCAACCGGATCTTTGAGGGGACGAACGAGATCAATCGCCTGTTGATCCCGGGAATGCTGATCAAACGGACGATGAAGGGGGAGCTCGACCTGATGGGGGAGGTTTCCCGGATCCTGGCCGAACTCAAGACTGGTTTCACGAAAACAGGGACCGGGCTGCTTGTGGATGAGATCTATCAGACCGATCTTGCCAAAAGGCTGGCGGTCTATGCCAGCGCCGTTGCTGTCCAGAAGTATGCCGAGGGGATCAAGGAGGAGCAGTTTGTTTTGGAATATATGGCCGACCTCTGCACCGACGCCTACTGCATGGATACGGCTGTTATTCGGGCGCTCCAGATGATCGAAGAAAAAGGGGAATCCGCGGCCGCCATTGCGGTGGCGATCGTGAAGACTTATGTGAATGAACGGTACCATGACATGATCGGCCGGGCCAAAAGGATGTTTGCGGTTGTTGCTGGCGGTGCGGCCGATGAGTTCCAGAAATACGCCCGGGCGCTCCAGCGGTTTGACTACTACGTCCCGATCGATACCGTTGCCACCCGAAAAAAGATTGCCGAAAAGGCGATTGAGGTCGAAAAATACCCCTTTGACTAG